The window GTAGCCACTATTACGTTCGCCATATCACCCAACTGCGCCTCAACCGACGACCCATCCCCACACTTAACATTCTCAGCCGTAGTAACAGGATACATCTCATCCCAACCCGTATTACTCACATTCCGCTTTTTAATTGTTACATTCTTATTTGCCATTTATCTCACCTGCCTTATATCGTCTGAAAGAAAATCTCGCCTGCTTTGGGTGTTGTTGGTAACGTGGCACCTGACTGGATGGCTGCGCTTTCGGCAAAGTTGGCGTTATCGACTTTGCCATCACCATTGGAGTCATAGGTTGCTTTTAACATATCACCATACCCTGCGGAGGATAATTGACTTTCAACGAAGGTTTTGACTGCTTTTTGACTGGGTACATGGGTATCGCTTATGCCTAGTGTTGTACTTGTGTTGACGTTAGCTTTATCAAACTTGTTGGCTAGTGCATTGGTCATTGTGGTTGCAAAGCTCGGGTCATTACCGAGGGCTTGGGCTAATTCGTTGAGAGTGTCCAAGGCTGCTGGACTTGCATTAACCAGTTCAGCTATTTTATCAGTAACATATTGTGTTGTTGCTTTGGCATTCCACGTTGTTCGTTCAGAACTTGTGATGTGTTTGGTGGTATCTCCTACATGTTGTTCTGCTGTTTCGCCACTAATGGCTACGACCTGTGCGGCTTTGGTTTTTGGGTAGAGATTATCCCAATTCTCGCCGTTTCTTTGTTTGATCTGAATGTTTAAGTCTGCCATTTTATCAACTCCTTTTTTTTATATGGGTTTGAACCAGTAATTGTTTTCTACAGGTGGTTGGGTACTGGTTTCTGCGTTAGCAATGTTAATCCCACCACCTGCACTAAAACTTGAATCACCTATATCTTGCAGCCACAATGTATGGGTGTTAAAGCTATTGGGTTCTGTGGCACTCACCTGTATCATGTCAGAGAGTCCTGTACCTACTTCGCCCAACACATCCTCCACATTCTCCCCGTTAAACTGACTGCCTGCATCTGTAACGCGTATGATGCTTGCGTCATGGGTACTGGGGTGGGTATAGTTATTGGCGTGGTCTTCTACACCTTGCAGCTTGGTATCTATACTTCCAACTTTTCCATCAATTTTATCCCAGTTGTCATTCATCATGGTTTTTACATTGAAGGTCTGGTTGCCGTCTGTGACTGGGTCTACCTTATAGAGATTTAGATGTGACGTATGTTCTGCCATTATATAACACCTCCTGCAAATTGATTGAGTTTTGTTCCTTGTAATGCATTGATTGTCATGTTGTTATGGACATCTCCTACCAGTAGATATTTTAAATCGTATTCTACGCCTAAGTGAGCAGGTATAATCTTGTCAATGGCTTGTTTTACAGCATCCATGTTGCTAGGGACACCGTAGAAACTATTGAATTTGATACGGATTTTACCATCGAAGCTGACTTCCACGTTACCGTTAGTCCATGAATCAGCTACGATTTTGATGAGTTCTTCATCGATTTTACCTGTTCCGCGTAATTGACTTCTGATTTTGGCTCTTCTCTCCTCATGGGATGCACCACTTTGCTTGATGGTGCCCGTGTCTTCTTCCCACATCTCTAAGCCCGTAGTTGCAGAATCCAGAAAGAGCTGATTGTAACCATCTGCCAAATAGGCTTTTAGTATATCCAGTTCTTTGTCTTCCACATCCATGATAATTTCAAATGTTCGAATGGACTTATAGTAATCTGGCAGGTATGCCATTAACTGTGTATTAGCCATTGAAAGTCACCGCCCCTATGATAGGTACTTGGTGGGTTAGTACAATGTTGCTGGTACCCTCATTGATCATCAGATTAGCGTAGTCACTACCACCAGCTTGGGAAATAGCATCCAGTAAGATTGCCCCTACTTTTGCATGACTTATAGCATAGCTGTCCTTATCCTGCCAACTGTCAGCTATAAGGGTTGTGAAGTACGCCTTTAGAGCCGTTTCAAAAATGGTCTTCAATGTGGCATGGTCTGTTCCAGTAACCGTTGCCGATACGTTAATGGTGGTTGGTGTGGCTGCTTCTATGGTACATTTTGCGCCGATGGGTGCTGTTCCCTTACCGCTGCCTTCAACACCAGGGTCAATATAGTCTTGTATCTGACCCACCAGTTCAGGTGTTGCTGGTTCCATAAGGGTATCTACTACCATCACTTTTACCGTGTAATCCCCCTGCCATCGGGGTATAACTTTTGCCGCACCGACACCCTTCACATCCTTTGCCCATTTTTGATAGTGGTAGATGTTGCCTGAAGTAGCGGCTTTTTTAACCTTCTCTTGCTGCCTATCCCGTAAGGATGCATCTGTTTCTGTATCTTCACCTGGTATGAGGATATCTTGTAGCTGTGCAGATATAAGCCCTTCTATCTCTTCTATAGGGATAAGGGTGCCTGTGTCTCTGTTGCCCACTTGTCCTGCTTGCTCACATTCTAGGGTTACATTGTCCATGCCATTCTGATTGTCCTTTATCACATAGGTTAAGTCGTTATGACCGAACCTGCTCCCTATACTAGGGGTTGCCCCTTGGAAGACACCTTTTCTAAGGGCTTTTGTTGCTTGTTTTCTATAGATACCATAGTCGGCACACTTCCTGTCAAGGTATGTCCCGCTGGATGTGGTTACAAAAGCCATCTGGATGGCCGTATCCAGTTCAATATAGAGCTGGGCTAATTCGGCACATGCTGGTGCAATGGCATCGTAGATAATACTGCCTTGACGTTTGTCCAGATCATCCGGTACTTGGTTTAATGTGCGTTCTAATAAACCATCATATGTGATATGCTCAAACACTTATCATCACCTCGCTTTCAAAAGAACCTTCTATACTGATCACCTTAAAGTTCACTGTGACATCTTCATCCTTAGTTTGAAAGTGAAAATCCGTCACGTCAGTGATTCGGTCATCATATGTTAGAGCATCCCTTATACGTCGTCTTAATTCCATTTCAATGTAATCGCTGTCTCGTCCTATGAGGTCATTTAACTCTGAACCATAGGAAAAGTCGTAGATGACATGCTGATAACGCCCTGTTTCCAATATCTTGAATACGGCTTGTTTGATAGCATCTAGCCCATCAATAACCCTATCTATTTTACCTTCTATAAGGTTTAAACCGTAGGTTTTGGATTTTGGTGTCATCAGGGTCATGTCTTCTTGTATCTGTATCCCTTGCATGGGTATCATATGGTCACCACCTTATCCAGTACAATGTAACGTTGTCCACCTTGTTCTCTTAAAAGAATAACTTTATCCCCAACTGCCAAGGCCGTATCCCCAGCTACTGTACTTGTTACTACTAAAAAGTCTTGGTCGAGTACAAACCGTTGGTCCACTTGTATCTCGAGAGGGGTTATGGCGATGACCTTGCCGTAATAAAAAGCTACGTTTTGACTGTTGTCCATAACCCCTTTGTTAATCTGTTTTAAAGCACCAATAAATTGCTGTGTATTGCTCATCTATATCACCTTCAATGTTAAACTCATGGTATGTTGTTGATTGCTAAATGTGTGTTTAGCGCTATCCACAATAAAGGGTTGTTTTAAGTCAAGTCCTGTAATGTCCACATAGATAGACGTGCCTGCTCGGACAGATAAATCCCCCATGCAATCAAGACTTAACCCCTTTACCACTCTGTTTTTAACAAATTCTAATTGCTTAGCCCGCTTACGAATCTGAGCATCGTTAAGCTTATCATTGACCTTTTCATAGTATTGGAGCAGTCCCCATTTGGATATGTTGCTGCTGTCCTTAACAATATAGACCTCCCGTTTACCTGTGTCTTTATTGTCTTTATACAGCTTGATTTTATTGTAAGTGTCCCCATCTATACTGCGCTCATAAGCGTAACTGTTTAATAAGCTGTGGTCACCAATGATGAGGTTTGACAACATGTTCTTAATATGACGAAGGGTTAGCTTACCAAAATCGTCGTATAGCACATACATGTCACCTGTATTAATCAGGGTATGATCAAGAGCTTTATACGTCATATCCAATAGGGTCTGCCCATCTTCTACCATCAAGGGCACGCTATAGCCGGTATCTTCCAGTGTACCTAATCGCAGGTTAAAGTCTGTAGCAATTTGCTGAAGGATTTCATGGGCTTTTTTATTTTTGAAGATGTACGTTTCCTTATTCAGCAAATAGCGTAATTGATCATAAGCCGTTATCCGTAGGGTATCATCCGTTGACCTGGCTATTTTGAATACATAACCGTAAAAAACAGAACGATTATCTTTTTTGAAATAAATAATACTCCCCTCACTGATGTCAAGTGCCTTATCTACAACTAAGGCGAAGGATAATTCCGAAGCCTTCCCGACCCTTATGGTATCCCAAGATAATTCTGTTACCAACTGACTGATGTCATGAATCGCCCCATTGCTTGTGTTCTGCATGATTAACTGTATCATCCTTACACCCCACTTCTTGGCATCTTTAATACTTGCCCTGGGTAGATGAGGCTGGGGTTTTTAATCTGGTTAAGTTCCGCAATCTCCTTATAAAGATTGCCATTCCCTAATTGTAATTTAGCAATTTTCCATAGTGAATCCCCTGATTTAACGGTATATGTTCGTGGAACGGCCTTGGTTATGGGTCTTGCCCCTTGGTAATCACCTATGATGGTCATGTTGCCTTGATTACCAGACAGGGTAATACGTCTCGCTCGAAACTCACGGTATTCCGTTAGGCTCATGGTGTAGAAGATATCCCCTACTTCCCCTGCTTTTTCATGAATTTCCAAGTCTTCCATGAGCCATAATCGGTCAATGGGATAGTAGCCGCCGGTCACTTTGAATGTGAGGACTTTATTTTTTTGTTTCCAACTGTAGAGCTTGTTCACATAATCGCTAGGATGTTGCAGCTTCCTTGTCATCACATAAGGTCCTTGTTCCAAAGGGAAAAAACTGTTGATGCTGAGCTTTAATAGCTTGCGACTGCCGGCTTTTACTACATCACCATATTGGTAGATGCTGTAGGTTTCGGTGTTGCCGGATTGGGTAATGGTGATTTCCTCAGGTCCTACAGGGAGTTGTAATTCTTCTTCGCTGTTATCTAACAGTCCTATATAAAATTGATACATTTATGCATACACCCCCTGAGCTGAATTAGCTACTTCTGTCACCAGTGCTTCGGTTATTTTGCCAAGGAGCTTATCCGCATCTGCGTTTTCGTGTAGGGTCATATCGCCCATGGATACTGTTGGTGTTAAGGTCACGAAGTTTTGAATCATTTCCCTTTCCGCAACTTCTCGCATAAGCTTGATATCTTCTTCTTCAATGTTGACATCATCGTTCATTTTATTGACTTGTACGCCAACGTCTTTTTTCTGAGTGTTGGTCCCTGCTTCTAACGTGCTAATGCCCAGCTTTGCGATTAATGCTTCTGCGGAAAAGTTTTCAATAGCACCTGCCATTGCCTCTTTTGCACCGCTTAGATCCACTTTACCTTTTCTAATAAAGGTACCTGTTGCTTCTGCCGCACCACTAAAATCAACACTTAAATGATCAAGCTTACCAATGCTTGCTCCCAGTAGATTCAGCCCATCAATGATGATGTTAACCCCATCAATGAATGGATTAACAAATATATTAAGAAATGTATTAATACCATCACCTGCAAACCGTATGATACCTTCTGCTGCTGACGCTAGACCTTCAATGAGACCATTAATGCCCCATTCAATAAAGTCAAAGAACTTGCGTGTAAGGTCTGCAACGGCTGTCCTGACAGGTTCCATGGTTGCGATGAGTGTAATAAAGGTCATAATCAGCAGGATAACTGCTTTGATAATGAGCATGGTTGGGTTAGCGTTTAGAACCGCATTAAGTCCTTTTTCTAATACAGTACGAACGGTATTGATGGCATTATAGATGCCTGTTGCGGCTGCTATGGCTAAGATGGCTGTTGCTACAGCACCTAATACAAATAGTACAATCTCAGCGTTATCAACCAATACACCAAATATATTGCTGATGACATCCATGATGGGTGATAGATAATCCAATAACATGGTTGCACCTTGAATCAAAGCCATGATGACTTTCAATATTATTTGAATCATTTTCTTAAAGGCGGGTCCATCCATGATTTTAGATATTTTGGCTAATGCTGGTTTTAACATGGGAGCTATTTGACTCCCCATGGATGACCACATATTTGACCATTTATCTTTAATACCCGTCATCATCTTACTGACTTCTTTATTTTTACCAATACCTCCTAGGATGCCTTTACCTATAGAGCTATTTTTAAGTGTCTTAAGGAATCCCATGGATGAGCCTAAGATTTTATTGGTAACACCGCCTTCTTTTGGTTTACCATATGTCTCTTGAAGCTTATTTTTGTAATTGGCGAATCTATCTCTTGTGTTTTGTATGGATTGACCTGCTCTGGATGTTAATGTCTTTCTTTTACTAGCATTATCATTGAGATGAATCCCTGCATTGTTATCTTTATTTGCTGTGTTGTCGTTGGCTTGACCTATGTTGTTGGCTTGGTCCATTACTTTCATGGTTTGTTCAATTTGATCGGTGTACCGATTGTAAACAACCATATTTTTTTCTATGCTCGCACTGAGTTTGGTTAACATGGTTATGGATTTATCCATGGTTGTTGTATCTGCCAATGTCTCACCACCTTATCTGTGTGATTTGTGATAAGCCTTCTTCTCAGCTTCTATATGAAGATCCACACTTGCCATGATGAAGGCTTTTTCACGTCTTGGTAATGCTAAAAAATCATGAGGGAGTAAATGTATTTTGTGGAGTAAATAATGAGCATAATTGGCTTCTCCATCTCCCTCAGTCATTAGTTTTTTGCCTGTTCTTTCAGATCTTCCAGGTCTGTATAGCCCGATAGGGTTTGAATCTGTTCGGCAAGGGTAGCGATTTCTCCTGGAAGCATCACCTTTTTGATGTAGTCCTCAGGTGTGACACAACCAACGCTTTTAATGCTCTGGGCATCTTCAAACTGAGGCTCAACAGAACCTTTTATGGCGATGAGACGGTTGAATTTACTCACGTCAAAATCAACTTTTCCTTTTTTTCCTGTACGCATACAGATTTTTTGAATCTCTGACATCTGGCTGTCTGTGATGGCACGGATTTTGAACTGAAGCAGTTCACCCTTTTCGTCTTTGAAACGCTTGGAAACGAACACGTCCGCCTGAATATCTTCAACAACATGATTGTTTAAAAAAGCTTGTAATTGGCTCATTATATACCTCCCTTTATCTAGACTTCGCTGAACTTATTCAACACTTCAATATCATCGAATGTAAAGCTGAGTTCTTCATCCAATACATCTTTGTCAATATCTAATTGACCGATGATAACACTGTCAATGTTACAATTCTTAAGGACAACGGTCTGTTTGCCTGCTGCACTTGCAGGGTCTTCATTAATGACTTGAATATCGAAGTATACGTCTTTACCCGATTTGACATAATCAAGCATGAGCTCTCTAAATTCACTGGTCATGTAGTAGATGGTCATACTGCCTGTGCCTTTCCATCCTGTTGCTTTACTATGGGTGGCACGACTGCCTAATACTTTGATTTCCGATTTGGTTTTTTCGATTTTGGCATCGATTTTTTTGATATAGGCCATTTCTTTCACCACACCGTTCAGTGTTTTGAAAACTTTTCCTTCTCTTCCAGATACGATGTCTTGTGCTTTGATTGTTGCCATATTACTTCACCTCCACAGTCATATACAGTTTTTCCATACCATCAACAGGTTGAGCGGCAA is drawn from Vallitalea pronyensis and contains these coding sequences:
- a CDS encoding putative phage tail protein; the encoded protein is MANTQLMAYLPDYYKSIRTFEIIMDVEDKELDILKAYLADGYNQLFLDSATTGLEMWEEDTGTIKQSGASHEERRAKIRSQLRGTGKIDEELIKIVADSWTNGNVEVSFDGKIRIKFNSFYGVPSNMDAVKQAIDKIIPAHLGVEYDLKYLLVGDVHNNMTINALQGTKLNQFAGGVI
- a CDS encoding baseplate J/gp47 family protein, yielding MFEHITYDGLLERTLNQVPDDLDKRQGSIIYDAIAPACAELAQLYIELDTAIQMAFVTTSSGTYLDRKCADYGIYRKQATKALRKGVFQGATPSIGSRFGHNDLTYVIKDNQNGMDNVTLECEQAGQVGNRDTGTLIPIEEIEGLISAQLQDILIPGEDTETDASLRDRQQEKVKKAATSGNIYHYQKWAKDVKGVGAAKVIPRWQGDYTVKVMVVDTLMEPATPELVGQIQDYIDPGVEGSGKGTAPIGAKCTIEAATPTTINVSATVTGTDHATLKTIFETALKAYFTTLIADSWQDKDSYAISHAKVGAILLDAISQAGGSDYANLMINEGTSNIVLTHQVPIIGAVTFNG
- a CDS encoding DUF2634 domain-containing protein; translation: MIPMQGIQIQEDMTLMTPKSKTYGLNLIEGKIDRVIDGLDAIKQAVFKILETGRYQHVIYDFSYGSELNDLIGRDSDYIEMELRRRIRDALTYDDRITDVTDFHFQTKDEDVTVNFKVISIEGSFESEVMISV
- a CDS encoding DUF2577 domain-containing protein; translated protein: MSNTQQFIGALKQINKGVMDNSQNVAFYYGKVIAITPLEIQVDQRFVLDQDFLVVTSTVAGDTALAVGDKVILLREQGGQRYIVLDKVVTI
- a CDS encoding XkdQ/YqbQ family protein, yielding MIQLIMQNTSNGAIHDISQLVTELSWDTIRVGKASELSFALVVDKALDISEGSIIYFKKDNRSVFYGYVFKIARSTDDTLRITAYDQLRYLLNKETYIFKNKKAHEILQQIATDFNLRLGTLEDTGYSVPLMVEDGQTLLDMTYKALDHTLINTGDMYVLYDDFGKLTLRHIKNMLSNLIIGDHSLLNSYAYERSIDGDTYNKIKLYKDNKDTGKREVYIVKDSSNISKWGLLQYYEKVNDKLNDAQIRKRAKQLEFVKNRVVKGLSLDCMGDLSVRAGTSIYVDITGLDLKQPFIVDSAKHTFSNQQHTMSLTLKVI
- a CDS encoding LysM peptidoglycan-binding domain-containing protein, whose amino-acid sequence is MYQFYIGLLDNSEEELQLPVGPEEITITQSGNTETYSIYQYGDVVKAGSRKLLKLSINSFFPLEQGPYVMTRKLQHPSDYVNKLYSWKQKNKVLTFKVTGGYYPIDRLWLMEDLEIHEKAGEVGDIFYTMSLTEYREFRARRITLSGNQGNMTIIGDYQGARPITKAVPRTYTVKSGDSLWKIAKLQLGNGNLYKEIAELNQIKNPSLIYPGQVLKMPRSGV
- a CDS encoding phage tail tape measure protein, which codes for MADTTTMDKSITMLTKLSASIEKNMVVYNRYTDQIEQTMKVMDQANNIGQANDNTANKDNNAGIHLNDNASKRKTLTSRAGQSIQNTRDRFANYKNKLQETYGKPKEGGVTNKILGSSMGFLKTLKNSSIGKGILGGIGKNKEVSKMMTGIKDKWSNMWSSMGSQIAPMLKPALAKISKIMDGPAFKKMIQIILKVIMALIQGATMLLDYLSPIMDVISNIFGVLVDNAEIVLFVLGAVATAILAIAAATGIYNAINTVRTVLEKGLNAVLNANPTMLIIKAVILLIMTFITLIATMEPVRTAVADLTRKFFDFIEWGINGLIEGLASAAEGIIRFAGDGINTFLNIFVNPFIDGVNIIIDGLNLLGASIGKLDHLSVDFSGAAEATGTFIRKGKVDLSGAKEAMAGAIENFSAEALIAKLGISTLEAGTNTQKKDVGVQVNKMNDDVNIEEEDIKLMREVAEREMIQNFVTLTPTVSMGDMTLHENADADKLLGKITEALVTEVANSAQGVYA
- a CDS encoding phage tail assembly chaperone, whose amino-acid sequence is MSQLQAFLNNHVVEDIQADVFVSKRFKDEKGELLQFKIRAITDSQMSEIQKICMRTGKKGKVDFDVSKFNRLIAIKGSVEPQFEDAQSIKSVGCVTPEDYIKKVMLPGEIATLAEQIQTLSGYTDLEDLKEQAKN
- a CDS encoding phage tail tube protein; protein product: MATIKAQDIVSGREGKVFKTLNGVVKEMAYIKKIDAKIEKTKSEIKVLGSRATHSKATGWKGTGSMTIYYMTSEFRELMLDYVKSGKDVYFDIQVINEDPASAAGKQTVVLKNCNIDSVIIGQLDIDKDVLDEELSFTFDDIEVLNKFSEV